A genomic stretch from Neomonachus schauinslandi chromosome 14, ASM220157v2, whole genome shotgun sequence includes:
- the ZADH2 gene encoding prostaglandin reductase 3: MLRLAPAGARAIVDMSYARHFLDFQGSDIPRAMQKLVVTQLSPNFREAVTLRRDCPVPLPGDGDLLVRNRFVGVNASDINYSAGRYDPSVKTPFDVGFEGVGEVVALGLSASARYTVGQAVAYMAPGSFAEYTVVPAGAAAPVASLRPQYVTLPVSATTAYISLNELGGLSEGTKVLVTAAAGGTGQFAVQLAKKAKCHVIGTCSSDEKSAFLKSIGCDRPINYTTEPVSTVLKQEYPAGVDVIYESVGGAMFDLAVDALAIKGRLIVIGFVSGYQTPTGLSPVKAGTLPAKLLKKSASVRGFFLNHSLSKYQAAMDHLLKMYAGGDLVCKVDLGDRSAEGRFIGLESVFRAVDYMYMGKNTGKIVVELSRSVSSKL; encoded by the exons ATGCTGCGGCTGGCGCCCGCCGGGGCCCGAGCCATCGTGGACATGTCGTACGCCCGCCACTTCCTGGACTTCCAGGGCTCCGACATCCCCCGCGCCATGCAGAAGCTGGTGGTGACCCAGCTGAGCCCCAACTTCCGCGAGGCCGTCACCCTGCGCCGGGACTGCCCGGTGCCACTCCCCGGGGACGGAGACCTCCTCGTCCGGAACCG ATTTGTCGGTGTCAATGCATCTGACATCAACTATTCCGCGGGCCGATATGACCCTTCAGTCAAGACCCCCTTTGACGTAGGTTTCGAAGGTGTGGGAGAGGTGGTAGCCTTAGGCCTGTCGGCCAGTGCCAGGTACACCGTGGGCCAGGCTGTGGCCTACATGGCCCCCGGCTCCTTTGCTGAGTACACCGTGGTGCCAGCTGGTGCTGCAGCTCCCGTGGCCTCTCTGCGGCCCCAGTATGTCACCCTGCCGGTAAGTGCCACCACTGCATACATCAGCCTGAACGAGCTCGGAGGACTGTCGGAAGGGACAAAAGTTTTGGTGACGGCAGCAGCTGGGGGGACAGGCCAGTTTGCCGTGCAGCTTGCAAAGAAGGCCAAGTGCCATGTCATTGGCACGTGCTCTTCCGATGAAAAGTCTGCTTTTCTGAAATCCATAGGTTGTGATCGTCCCATCAACTATACGACCGAGCCCGTCAGCACTGTCCTGAAGCAGGAGTACCCCGCAGGTGTGGATGTGATATATGAGTCCGTCGGGGGCGCCATGTTCGACTTGGCCGTAGATGCCTTGGCTATCAAGGGGCGCTTGATAGTCATTGGGTTCGTGTCTGGCTACCAAACTCCTACTGGCCTTTCTCCTGTGAAAGCAGGGACATTACCAGCCAAACTGCTGAAGAAATCTGCCAGTGTCCGGGGCTTCTTCTTGAACCATTCCCTTTCTAAGTATCAAGCAGCCATGGACCACTTGCTTAAGATGTATGCAGGTGGAGACCTGGTCTGCAAGGTGGACCTTGGAGACCGGTCTGCAGAGGGCAGGTTTATTGGCCTGGAGTCTGTATTCCGGGCTGTTGATTATATGTACATGGgaaaaaacactggaaaaattGTAGTTGAATTATCTCGCTCTGTCAGCAGTAAGCTGTAA